The following are encoded in a window of Phocoena phocoena chromosome 2, mPhoPho1.1, whole genome shotgun sequence genomic DNA:
- the LOC136118328 gene encoding uncharacterized protein, protein MVVKNAINEKYEAQESPQPGKHAPESRERFPGVLGATSPAPRSPETGAGRAAAAATSGRSPRPKRHTSRLCPRDGCRRPGPSPAPPQPPHSPFLVGTPSTAPVTASAHSLRDIEGHSPRRLLPPLLLLPPLGPRPSPPPPPPAPPSAPAPAPPAILLLPSPPPPPVSAPVSGSGSGASPGFSRRHFDAWSEQEGLGSAQAWGACAALRSRPEPPPVPAAAAAPGVTWAGGGARALAGRGGAFTGPGIGWSRVRAHYSRPPLGV, encoded by the exons ATGGTGGTGAAGAATGCAATCAATGAAAAATACGAGGCTCAGGAGT CCCCGCAGCCGGGTAAACACGCGCCCGAGTCTCGGGAGCGGTTTCCCGGCGTCCTGGGAGCGACGAGTCCCGCCCCTCGTAGCCCCGAGACTGGAGCCGGCCGAGCCGCCGCCGCGGCCACCTCGGGCCGCTCTCCCCGCCCCAAGCGCCACACCTCGCGCCTCTGCCCCCGGGACGGCTGC CGGCGGCCGGGCCCCAGCCCTGCGCCCCCACAGCCCCCGCACAGCCCCTTCCTCGTCGGGACGCCCAGCACCGCGCCGGTAACAGCCTCGGCTCACAGCCTCAGAGACATCGAGGGACACTCACCCCGGAGGCTCCTcccgccgctgctgctgctgccgccgctggGACCGCGGCCgtcgcccccgccgccgccgcctgcaCCGCCGTCCGCACCGGCGCCAGCGCCCCCGGCCATCCTCCTCCTGCCGTCGCCGCCGCCACCTCCCGTCTCAGCTCCTGTCAGTGGCTCAGGCTCCGGGGCTTCTCCAGGTTTCTCTCGCCGCCATTTTGACGCCTGGAGCGAGCAGGAGGGGCTTGGCTCGGCGCAGGCCTGGGGCGCCTGCGCGGCGCTGCGGAGCCGGCCCGAGCCCCCGCCAGtcccagccgccgccgccgcgcccggGGTCACGTGGGCCGGCGGCGGCGCGCGCGCCCTGGCTGGCCGGGGAGGCGCGTTCACGGGACCTGGGATCGGTTGGAGCCGAGTGCGCGCGCATTATTCCCGCCCTCCGCTCGGAGTCTGA